The genomic DNA TTAGTAAAGTCGCTGAAACAGAAATCTATCGAGAATAATTAGATATTTTGATTAAGGGGATCCTCCTTCTGTAGTAGTTCTTTTGTTACCACACAACAGAACACAAAAAAAGGATTCCCGCATGCAAACTACAAATAATGCCATCGATTTGCAACTCATTAAAAACGAATGTGAGAGCAGAATCGATTCGTTTTTCAGTCAGTTCGGAATTGCGACTATTGCGCGAAATTCAAGCATTAAGAAAGCAAGAGGATATTCTGCTTTGACTATTCTTCTGAACATCTTTGTTCTTCCGTTTATCGGAAAGAATATCTATCGAAGCATCGTCATCAATCCAAAAAGCGATGTCGGAAAAGATGCCATCTATGAGTTCATGCGCTCAAGCAATTTTGGTTGGAGACGATTCTTGCTCAAACTGGCCTTTGGCGTTCATGAATTCATAGACGGGTTGACCAGCAAAGATCGCGAATCCGTGCTTATTCTCGACGATTCCACCATTGAGCGTCCCAGATCAAAGAAGGTTGAACTGTTGGCAAAGGTTCACGACCATACGACCGGGCGATTCCTCAAAGGCTTCAAGTTGCTCACGCTGGCCTGGTCCGATGGATCAACCCTTTTACCTCTGGACTTTGCGCTACGCTCTTCCGCGAACAAAAAGCAACGATACCAGGAAGTTTCCAAAGACCTTGATAAAAGATCATGCGGTGCGCGGCGGCGTCAGGAGGCAGTGACCAAATCGACAGAACTGGTTGAGCCCATGATTGTGCGTGCACTGAAGGCCGGTATCAAGGCCAAGTACCTGCTCATGGACAGTTGGTTCGCCATGCCCACCCTGATCTCCGATGTGTGCAAGCACATCCCCGTCATCTGCATGGTCAAACGCACGCCCAAGATCCACTACATCTTCGAAGGACAGAAGATGGACGTGACGCAGATTTACAGCCAGATCCGCAAACGTCGAGGCAGAGCCAAGATCCTTGCCAATGCCCAAGTCGAGTTCAAGGATGGCCTCAAAGCCAAGCTCGTCTTCGTACGAAACAAGCACAAGAGAGACTGGCTGGCCTTGCTTACCACGAACGTCACCCTTGCCGATGAAGACGTAGTCCGCATTTACGGCAAGCGCTGGGACATCGAGGTATTCTTCCGCACGGCCAAGCAGCATCTGGAACTGGAGAAAGGCTGCCAAAGCCGGGACTTCGATGCCCTCATCGCCCACACGACCATCGTGATGACCAGATACATCTTTCTCAGCATCGAGAAACGCAGGACGGAAGATCCAAGAACCCTCGGCCTGCTGTTTCATCGTTGCTGTGAGGAGGCCGAGGACTGCAATCTCGTCAAGGCACTGTGCCAAATCCTAGGCATCACCTTGGAAAACCTAAAGAAACTTGGCGAAGCTCAGAGCCAGGCAGAGCGCATACTGCTTAAGGCTTTTCAAGAAGGAATGCGTAGTTTGGGGCACAATTTCGATTATATTTTCAATGAACAAAGGTTGTTAGCTGCTAATGGCTAACCCCGAAAGTCGAGTTAATCTATCATACCTGCCCAAATTTTGGGGAGCACCTCTTTCCCAACCATTCAGCTTTTTCCGTACTGCCGACAGAAGTGTTCAGGCGTCATGTTGTTAAGACTTTAAGGCGGACGAGCGGGACCGTTGTGCCACCTCCATTCCCCAATCACAATCCGAGCCTCGACCCGACACAGTAATCGTTACATCACTCAAGACCGAACAGCTCCACACATATTAGCTATAACACCGTCGACATCGACCGCATGACACCAGCCCAGAATCTTCCGCGCCTTTTCCGGATTAGCTCTTCCTTCCATAATATCTGCAGGACGGAATAATGATGGATCAACTTCAACGTAATCTTTCCAGTCTAGACCAAAATAAGCAAAAGCTTTTTCTGTGAAATACTCCAAAGAAACAGTGCGCCCTGTAGCGATCACATAGTCATCAGCAACATCTGTATTTAACATGCGCCACATCGCCTCAACATAATCTGGCGCCCAACCCCAATCTCGCTTAATAGCAACATTTCCTAACTCTAGCTTTTCCTGACAACCTTGAGCTATACGTGCTGCTGCTTGAATAATTTTTTGTGTCACAAATCTATTTAGACGCAATGGCGACTCATGATTAAACAATATTCCAGTACAAGCAAATATATTGTAAGCCTCTCTGTAATTATGAACTAACCAATGAGCCGAAGCCTTCGCAACCGCATAAGGACTGCGCGGACAAAATGTAGTCGTTTCGCAGGCGGGCGTTGCACCGGTATCTCCAAAGCACTCACTGGACCCAGCGTTGTAAAAACGTATTGGCTTGTCGACAAAACGAATCGCTTCTAGCAAAGTCAGCGTAGCTCCAGCTATGCTGTCCATCGTTTCAACCGGTTGATCGAACGATAGCCCCACTGAACTTTGCCCCGCAAGATTATAAACTTCATCCGGTGCATGCCGTTTAAAGGTATACAGCACACTGCGAAAATCATTGATAGCCATCGATACGGTTTCAACTTGATCTAAAATTCCTAGTGTTCTCAAATTGCCAAAAGATGCGACCATTGAATCTCGCGACGTACCTACCACATCATAACCTTTCTCAAGGAGAAAACGCGCCAAATAAGCACCATCCTGACCACCAACACCACAAATCAAGGCTTTCATGATAGCACCCGACGGTAAACATCCAATGTTTCCAGAGCACAGCGATCCCAAGCGAACAATTTAACTCTTTCTTTTCCACGACCTATTAAGTCATTTCGAACCGAATTATCAAAAACTACACGCTCAATTGCGTCCTGAATAGACTCAACATCATATGGATCAAACATTCCAGCGGCATCTCCTACAACTTCAGGAATTGAACTTATATTGCTGCAAATTACCGGACAATCATAAACCATTGCTTCGAGAGGGGGCAAACCAAAGCCTTCGTATAAAGATGGATAGATTAGCGCACTTGCGTTTTGATATAAGCTAGCTAACACCTGATCATTACTGGAAATTTGTGATATTTTTTTCTCTGACAGGCCTTTCCGTGATAAAAATTCCCTCTCACTTTTACTGAACTCTCCTCCGCCAAAACAAATTATATTGAAATGCTGAACTAATTTTTTCGAAGATACAAATGCAGTAATAAACTTATCGAAATTTTTGTATCCACCTCGCGAACCAACATAAAGCAAATAGGCATCGGCATCCATTTTCAAAGAAGAAATATCTTTTAGCATCACAACTGAATTTTCGATACCTAAGTATACTACGGAAATTTTAGACTCATCAACTTTAAAATACTCTATCAAATCATTTTTTGTCTGCTCAGATATGCAAATGACATGGCTAGCCCTCTCTACAGCCTTTCGCTTCAACTCAGAAGTTCTATCCGAACTGCTAAACAAATCTGGAAATATCTCATGAATCATATCATACACTGTCAGCACATTATTTTTTTGCGCAATCGAATTAAAAGTATAATAAGTCTCATGCACTATATCAGGCTTCCATTTTAACACATATTTTTTTGATAAATAATTATTTATTTCTTTTATAATTCGATGTGTTTTTGGAGGAAAAGAGTTGAAATAATGGTTTATTAAAAAATCCCTGATCGACTCATTCAAAAAAGCATTTTTATGTAACGGAGCAAAAACGCAAACATCTTCTCCTGCACCGATCATTGCATTAGCTATTTTAACAAAATAGCGTGAAATACCGCCATATTTTTGCACTGAAAATATTTGATGATCGAACATAATTCGCATTTTAAATAGCCCTAAGTTAAAACTTAAATTTAATCTGACAAAACACAGAAGCCTTTACTGCCAGCATATTTAACTTGAATAAATCTTTAAAAATTTTAATTTTTACAAAAAAAGAACAACCGGAACAAATCAAAACAACTGATTTAATAAGATCGATGAAGGGAATAACGTAATGAATAGAACTCTGCCTGTAGTGCTTCAATATTTTACCAGAATTACTAAAACCCGATCTACCTAATACAAGATACCCTTGATTAAGTCGCATTGTCTTTCCCTCAGAAATAACTCCTAAAACAATAGCCCAGTCAGAACCCAAAAAGTCATGCTTTAAAAATATATTTTTTTTTAAAATGCTTGATCTAAACAGCGAGTAAAACCGACCATTCGCATGCCAATATCCAAAAAAATTTGAAATTCGAGCAGATTTTGCACCCTCTAATGCTCCATCACCCATTCTTTCTTGATCGAACGATCTACCCTCATATCTAGTTGGACTTGTAGATGCGACATATTCCAGATTGCGATCCAAAAAATAACAATTCAACTCTAAATAGTCTAATGATCGAATGTCATCACATGCATTCCACATAAAATATTCGCCTACAGATTCAAAAAGTACAAAATTAAAGTTTGCTAAAGCTCCTCGGTTTTCTGGCCACCGTACATATCGAATACGTTTATCTCTGGCTGCATACTCGCGACAAATCAACTCGGTCCCGTCCGTCGAAGCATTGTCAGAAATAATCAACTCAAAATCTGTGAAAGTTTGCTCCAACAAGGATTCTAGCGCCTCACGTATAAATTTTGCACCGTTATAAACCGGCATGCCAATGCTGACTCGGGGAGGCATTGTTGTTTCTTCCATAATCTTCCATAATATTCTGGGGTTATTCGAGTTTGATGCGAAATTAACCAACCTCAATCAGCTTAGATAGTCGATCCTGAAAAATTTGGCCCTTCCGGAAAATCTGTGGGTAACGTGTTCAAACTGACCTTGGATACAGGTCGAGTCCACCACAGAAAAAATAGATCGCCGTCTTGAAATGATCCTTGTTGCTGTACCCACACGCCTTTCGCTTGATGCTCATGATCTTGCTGTTCAACCCTTCGGCGACGCCGTTGGTGATCCGGTGGCGGCAGAAAGTCAGGATATTTTCAAGATGCCGCAAAAGTAACTGTCCCACCCGCTTCATTGGTTTCAAGCCGGAACGATCAATCCATTTTATCCAACGCTTGAAGAATCTGCGTCCCCATCCAGGAGACATATAGTCCCACAATGACTGTAAGTTCTCTTTCATGGCCCACGCCTTGGCCACATTGAGATCGCTGGCCTTAAGGACATCGAAGGTTGGCTGATGCTTGGCAGGCAAGTTCTCCGGGCGAAACAGCCAAAGGTACTTGGTCCCTTTGAGGGTATTGTCGCCCTGAGCCATCAGAGCTTTATTTTCTTGCTTACGCACTTTGTCCACGGCTTCGTTCACGTATTTCATGACATGAAATTTGTCGTGGACGATTTTGGCTCCGGCATCCGGCACATGCGCCATGGTCGCCGTGAAATATGGTTCCCACATATCCATGGCGATGGCCCGTATGGATTCCAGTTGGCCTGGCGAGAGCCTGCGGTAATATTCCTCCAGGCTGCTCTTCTTCCGCTCTTCGGATACATGCTCGACCGTGCTGCGCATAAGGTCGCAGACGATGGTCATGTGGGAGTGCCCTTTGCGGAATGCTTTTTCGTCCACTCTGAGATAATGAATCGGACGGGCCTCCTTGCGTGAAATCACCATAGTCTACCTGATCGCGCCCCGATTCAAGTTATGGTGGCTTCATGAATTCCACTTCAAACGTCGAAGAAACTATTCTCATTTAAAAAACATTAGCTTTCTGTTGAATTTATCCAGCACAGATCCAACAATAGATCGTACTTCTTGTCTAACACGATTTGCAGCTAACCCACTAAGGCCCAATGCGAGAGAGGACGCGAATGCAAGCACCAATACCTGCGCGCTCAAAGTCTCAGGTGCCGGCCATAAGATCTTGACTATTCCAACCGCAAATGTCGCAACGAGCAAGGGTGTCAGTACATCTTCTTTGTACCACCGCCATTTCTCTGCTTTCATGATTCGTCGATACAGAAATTGTGCTGCGATTAAGCCATATCCTGCATTCAGAGCTACCCAGATCCAAGCCGCACCCAACGCCCCATAGCGAGGCACGACCCACAGAATGGCGGGAATGATGAAAAGTACAGCGACCGAATTGACATAAATAGCCAAACGCAACCAACCATGGGCCAACTGCATTTGATAAGGGATTCCCAGTAAACCGTTCAACAAATTGCCAAAAATCAACAAACTCAATAAAACTGCCACATTTTCCGACAATTCTGCATCCTGCGTCCATAGCAAGAGAAATGTCTCAGCATAATAAATTAGCACTATGGCGGCGCTTCCAGCAATGACACTCACCAGTTGCGCACCCTTGTGGTAACTATCGGCCAGCGCTAACGTATCGCCGTGGGCCTGCAGTTCGCAGAACCTCGGATAAAAGGCCTGGAAAATAGGACCTATCAACATGCTCAGCGCACCTGCAACAGCGCCAGCAAGTGTATAGTGGCCGAATTCACGCAAAGTTAAAAGTTTCGAAAGCAGAATCTTATCGACCTGAGTTAGCAACAGGGCCAGGATAGTGATGCCTACCATCCCCCCTGCAAAGCGCCACACGCATCGCAGAGCATCCAGAGAAAAACGACCTTTTCGCTCGCCTTCAGGAATACTGGCGTAAGTTGTGGCAAAAAGAAGTGCCAATGTCACAAGCGAGACCCCCCCCTGCCACAGAAAAAACGCCCCGATGGTCGGGGATACCCAAACCAAAATTCCCAAAGCTCCAAGGCCGCGTAGGGTGGCCATGACGCTATTTACGACATTGAACAACACGTGCCTCTGCAGACCGACGATGGCACTACGGTACACTCCTTCCACAAAGCGCAGCGCTGTGACCAAGCCCATGATTGTGAAGACCTGCGCCACCATCTCGCTGGGCAGCGCTTCGGCTTTCAACCACGAAGTAGCTATCCAGTCCGACCCCAGCGCAACGCCACCGGCGATCAGGACGGCCACCACCACGGCAATAATTTCAATGCTGCGCAATAAGTCGCGGATCGATTCGTTGCTGTGAGTGCCCGCAGTGAAACGCGCCATCTCCCGCCCCAGCGTAGGTGTCATACCCATATCAAGAAGGCTCAGCCACGCCTGCAACACCGCAAACAGTCCGATCAATCCGTAAGCCTCAATGCCGAGAAGCTTTATGTAATACGGCACGAAGGCCAAGCCCATAAGAGCCGCCCAGCCCTGGCCAAGATAGTTAGCTACGAGGTTACGCTTAAGCGCCATGGATTGCTTACTTAGTCCGTTTCAAAAA from Desulfomicrobium macestii includes the following:
- a CDS encoding GDP-mannose 4,6-dehydratase, with amino-acid sequence MKALICGVGGQDGAYLARFLLEKGYDVVGTSRDSMVASFGNLRTLGILDQVETVSMAINDFRSVLYTFKRHAPDEVYNLAGQSSVGLSFDQPVETMDSIAGATLTLLEAIRFVDKPIRFYNAGSSECFGDTGATPACETTTFCPRSPYAVAKASAHWLVHNYREAYNIFACTGILFNHESPLRLNRFVTQKIIQAAARIAQGCQEKLELGNVAIKRDWGWAPDYVEAMWRMLNTDVADDYVIATGRTVSLEYFTEKAFAYFGLDWKDYVEVDPSLFRPADIMEGRANPEKARKILGWCHAVDVDGVIANMCGAVRS
- a CDS encoding IS4 family transposase → MQTTNNAIDLQLIKNECESRIDSFFSQFGIATIARNSSIKKARGYSALTILLNIFVLPFIGKNIYRSIVINPKSDVGKDAIYEFMRSSNFGWRRFLLKLAFGVHEFIDGLTSKDRESVLILDDSTIERPRSKKVELLAKVHDHTTGRFLKGFKLLTLAWSDGSTLLPLDFALRSSANKKQRYQEVSKDLDKRSCGARRRQEAVTKSTELVEPMIVRALKAGIKAKYLLMDSWFAMPTLISDVCKHIPVICMVKRTPKIHYIFEGQKMDVTQIYSQIRKRRGRAKILANAQVEFKDGLKAKLVFVRNKHKRDWLALLTTNVTLADEDVVRIYGKRWDIEVFFRTAKQHLELEKGCQSRDFDALIAHTTIVMTRYIFLSIEKRRTEDPRTLGLLFHRCCEEAEDCNLVKALCQILGITLENLKKLGEAQSQAERILLKAFQEGMRSLGHNFDYIFNEQRLLAANG
- a CDS encoding glycosyltransferase family 4 protein, coding for MFDHQIFSVQKYGGISRYFVKIANAMIGAGEDVCVFAPLHKNAFLNESIRDFLINHYFNSFPPKTHRIIKEINNYLSKKYVLKWKPDIVHETYYTFNSIAQKNNVLTVYDMIHEIFPDLFSSSDRTSELKRKAVERASHVICISEQTKNDLIEYFKVDESKISVVYLGIENSVVMLKDISSLKMDADAYLLYVGSRGGYKNFDKFITAFVSSKKLVQHFNIICFGGGEFSKSEREFLSRKGLSEKKISQISSNDQVLASLYQNASALIYPSLYEGFGLPPLEAMVYDCPVICSNISSIPEVVGDAAGMFDPYDVESIQDAIERVVFDNSVRNDLIGRGKERVKLFAWDRCALETLDVYRRVLS
- a CDS encoding glycosyltransferase family 2 protein, with protein sequence MEETTMPPRVSIGMPVYNGAKFIREALESLLEQTFTDFELIISDNASTDGTELICREYAARDKRIRYVRWPENRGALANFNFVLFESVGEYFMWNACDDIRSLDYLELNCYFLDRNLEYVASTSPTRYEGRSFDQERMGDGALEGAKSARISNFFGYWHANGRFYSLFRSSILKKNIFLKHDFLGSDWAIVLGVISEGKTMRLNQGYLVLGRSGFSNSGKILKHYRQSSIHYVIPFIDLIKSVVLICSGCSFFVKIKIFKDLFKLNMLAVKASVFCQIKFKF
- a CDS encoding lipopolysaccharide biosynthesis protein, coding for MALKRNLVANYLGQGWAALMGLAFVPYYIKLLGIEAYGLIGLFAVLQAWLSLLDMGMTPTLGREMARFTAGTHSNESIRDLLRSIEIIAVVVAVLIAGGVALGSDWIATSWLKAEALPSEMVAQVFTIMGLVTALRFVEGVYRSAIVGLQRHVLFNVVNSVMATLRGLGALGILVWVSPTIGAFFLWQGGVSLVTLALLFATTYASIPEGERKGRFSLDALRCVWRFAGGMVGITILALLLTQVDKILLSKLLTLREFGHYTLAGAVAGALSMLIGPIFQAFYPRFCELQAHGDTLALADSYHKGAQLVSVIAGSAAIVLIYYAETFLLLWTQDAELSENVAVLLSLLIFGNLLNGLLGIPYQMQLAHGWLRLAIYVNSVAVLFIIPAILWVVPRYGALGAAWIWVALNAGYGLIAAQFLYRRIMKAEKWRWYKEDVLTPLLVATFAVGIVKILWPAPETLSAQVLVLAFASSLALGLSGLAANRVRQEVRSIVGSVLDKFNRKLMFFK